In Arachis hypogaea cultivar Tifrunner chromosome 2, arahy.Tifrunner.gnm2.J5K5, whole genome shotgun sequence, a genomic segment contains:
- the LOC112755444 gene encoding protein SLOW WALKER 1 — translation MAEPLHSSQPKIFPVKPKQKPKPRTQNQTPESKYWSSFKNTQIQNLISVPSLTFSPSSPHPFAAAHSATVSIYKPQNDPLDSPTTTITSFKDVVSSLSFRSDGRLLAAGDLSGLVQVFDVGGGSAAARSALRRLRSHVRPVRFVHYPKLQRLRVISAGDDALVKVWDVAAGDSPVMELRGHRDYVRCGDSSPVDADTFITGSYDHTVKLWDVRVGDSKPAIEVNHGNPVEDVVFLPAGGMVATAGGNSVKFWDLISGGKLVCSMEGHNKTVTSLCIGRIGSGSDEELNQFRVLSVGLDGYMKVFDYSSMKVTHSMRFPAPLLSVAYSPDCKTRVIGTSNGIIYVGKRKIKEEEIEGRVSEKSLFWRIRPLEHTQKKVFRPSHFRYFQRGQGEKPSEGDYLIMRPKKEKLGEHDKLLKNFRHGEALVSVLEGKNPGNVLAVMEELVSRKKLMVCVSNLDAEKLELLLVFLRKYCTVPRYSGLLMGLARKVLKMRVDEIRGSEALKAHIQNLKRSIEEEIKIQQSLQEIQGIISPLLKIAGRR, via the coding sequence ATGGCGGAACCACTACATTCTTCCCAACCGAAAATCTTCCCCGTCAAGCCTAAACAAAAACCCAAACCCAGAACCCAAAATCAAACCCCAGAATCAAAGTACTGGTCCTCCTTCAAGAACACTCAGATTCAAAACCTCATCTCGGTCCCTTCCCTCACCTTCTCCCCTTCCTCTCCTCACCCCTTCGCGGCTGCACACTCCGCCACCGTCTCAATCTACAAACCCCAAAACGACCCCCTCGATTCTCCAACCACCACCATCACCTCCTTCAAGGACGTCGTCAGCTCCCTTTCGTTTCGATCCGACGGCCGCCTCCTAGCCGCCGGCGACCTCTCCGGCCTCGTCCAGGTCTTTGACGTCGGCGGGGGATCTGCCGCCGCACGCTCCGCCCTCCGCCGCCTCAGGTCGCACGTACGCCCGGTCAGGTTTGTTCACTATCCGAAACTCCAACGTCTCCGAGTTATCTCCGCCGGCGATGATGCACTTGTGAAGGTGTGGGACGTCGCCGCTGGTGATTCCCCGGTGATGGAGCTACGCGGCCACCGGGATTACGTCCGCTGCGGAGATTCCTCTCCGGTGGACGCCGATACTTTTATCACCGGTTCCTATGATCACACGGTGAAGCTTTGGGATGTTAGGGTTGGGGATTCGAAACCGGCGATTGAGGTGAATCATGGAAATCCGGTGGAGGATGTTGTGTTCTTGCCGGCGGGAGGGATGGTTGCCACCGCAGGTGGGAATTCGGTGAAATTTTGGGACTTGATCTCCGGTGGGAAGCTCGTGTGTTCCATGGAAGGACACAACAAAACGGTTACTTCGTTATGTATTGGAAGAATTGGAAGTGGTTCTGATGAGGAATTGAATCAATTTAGGGTTTTGAGTGTTGGGTTAGATGGGTACATGAAAGTGTTTGATTATTCATCAATGAAGGTTACACATTCAATGAGGTTCCCTGCGCCACTTTTATCTGTTGCTTATTCACCAGATTGTAAAACTAGGGTTATTGGAACCTCTAATGGGATCATATATGTTGGGAAGAGGAAGATTAAGGAAGAGGAAATCGAAGGCAGGGTTAGTGAAAAGAGCTTGTTTTGGAGGATTAGGCCTTTGGAGCACACTCAGAAGAAGGTTTTCCGGCCCTCCCATTTTAGGTACTTTCAGAGGGGGCAAGGTGAGAAACCCTCCGAAGGCGATTACTTGATTATGAGGCCGAAGAAGGAGAAGCTTGGCGAGCACGATAAACTTTTGAAGAACTTTAGGCATGGGGAAGCTCTGGTTTCAGTATTGGAGGGGAAAAATCCCGGGAATGTTTTGGCTGTGATGGAGGAACTAGTTTCAAGGAAGAAGCTAATGGTGTGCGTTTCGAATTTGGATGCAGAGAAGCTGGAGTTGTTGCTGGTGTTCTTGAGGAAGTATTGCACTGTGCCTAGATATTCCGGCTTGTTGATGGGGTTGGCAAGGAAGGTTCTCAAAATGAGAGTCGATGAAATTAGAGGCTCTGAAGCTCTCAAGGCTCATATCCAAAATCTCAAACGGTCTATAGAGGAGGAGATAAAGATTCAGCAGTCATTGCAAGAGATTCAGGGTATAATATCTCCTTTGTTGAAGATTGCAGGAAGGAGATAA